The Caloramator mitchellensis genome contains a region encoding:
- a CDS encoding MarR family winged helix-turn-helix transcriptional regulator — translation MNKTYTVLNQLLVDIFNDILIIEQNALKGSELGDLSITEVHTIEAIGKQSGRTMSEVAQDLKVTVGTLTIMVDKLVKKGYAERYRSEIDRRVVYVKLTHKGELVYKLHERFHHEMIRNIISDLNENEEEILISSLEKLKEFFKKKYELILRKE, via the coding sequence ATGAATAAGACCTATACGGTGTTAAACCAGTTACTTGTTGATATTTTTAACGACATCTTGATAATTGAGCAGAATGCATTAAAGGGAAGCGAACTTGGCGATTTATCAATAACAGAGGTTCATACAATTGAGGCAATTGGCAAGCAGAGCGGTAGAACTATGAGTGAAGTTGCTCAGGATTTAAAGGTAACTGTTGGTACCTTAACAATAATGGTAGATAAGCTTGTAAAAAAGGGATATGCTGAAAGATATAGGTCAGAAATTGATAGAAGAGTTGTTTATGTAAAACTTACTCACAAAGGAGAACTTGTTTATAAACTCCATGAGAGATTTCACCATGAAATGATAAGGAATATAATAAGCGATTTAAATGAAAATGAAGAAGAAATTCTAATTAGTTCCTTAGAAAAGTTAAAGGAATTCTTTAAAAAGAAATATGAATTAATACTAAGAAAAGAGTGA
- a CDS encoding beta-ketoacyl-ACP synthase III — protein sequence MKEVRILSTGRYVPEKILDNDFLSHIVDTNDEWITTRTGIKERRISTGENTSDLAVKAAQDALRKVNMKPEQIELIIVATVTPDNFTPSVSCIVQEKIGAKSAACFDINAACSGYLYSIDIASSMIKGGRYKNALIIGVEVLSKVVNWKDRNTCVLFGDGAGAAILSISEEKGIYSSFIASDGSKGNLLKIPALQVNNIVATVEKEESFIYMDGKEVFKFATEVIVNSIQRVLDESNLNIEDIKLIVPHQANIRIIEFAAKKLKLRTDKFYINIERFGNTSAASIGIALDEAIEKGLLNKGDNVILVGFGGGLTWGASLIKI from the coding sequence ATGAAAGAGGTAAGAATATTATCAACAGGAAGATATGTTCCTGAGAAGATACTTGATAATGATTTCTTAAGCCATATTGTTGACACAAATGATGAATGGATAACAACAAGAACAGGAATTAAAGAGAGAAGAATATCGACTGGTGAAAACACATCTGACCTTGCAGTTAAAGCTGCTCAAGATGCATTAAGAAAAGTAAATATGAAACCTGAACAAATTGAGCTAATAATAGTTGCAACAGTTACTCCAGATAACTTTACCCCTTCCGTATCCTGCATTGTTCAAGAAAAAATAGGAGCTAAAAGTGCTGCATGCTTTGATATTAATGCAGCGTGTTCAGGATACTTATATTCTATCGATATAGCAAGTTCCATGATTAAAGGTGGAAGATACAAAAACGCGCTTATAATTGGTGTAGAGGTATTATCCAAGGTAGTAAATTGGAAGGATAGGAACACATGCGTTTTGTTTGGTGATGGAGCTGGTGCAGCAATATTATCAATTAGTGAAGAAAAAGGCATATATTCTTCATTTATTGCATCCGATGGTTCAAAGGGAAATTTGTTGAAAATCCCAGCACTTCAGGTGAACAACATTGTTGCCACTGTAGAAAAGGAAGAAAGCTTTATATATATGGATGGAAAAGAAGTATTCAAGTTTGCAACCGAAGTTATAGTTAATAGTATTCAAAGGGTTTTAGATGAATCAAACTTAAACATAGAAGATATAAAGCTAATTGTTCCTCATCAGGCCAACATTAGGATAATTGAGTTTGCAGCTAAAAAATTAAAGTTGAGGACGGATAAATTTTATATAAACATCGAAAGATTTGGAAATACTTCGGCTGCAAGTATAGGAATTGCATTAGATGAGGCAATAGAAAAAGGGCTACTTAACAAAGGAGACAATGTCATACTTGTTGGATTTGGAGGAGGACTAACCTGGGGTGCTTCACTTATTAAAATTTAA
- the acpP gene encoding acyl carrier protein, whose product MVLEKLTNIISENLGTSAEEIKLETSFEELGLDSLDIVELVMNIEEEFDIQIEEGENFKTVGDVVTYIESKLE is encoded by the coding sequence ATGGTACTTGAAAAATTAACAAACATCATTTCAGAAAATTTAGGAACAAGTGCAGAGGAGATAAAGCTTGAAACAAGTTTTGAGGAGCTTGGACTTGATTCACTTGATATTGTTGAACTTGTAATGAACATTGAAGAGGAATTTGATATTCAAATTGAAGAGGGAGAAAATTTCAAGACAGTAGGCGATGTAGTAACATACATAGAGTCTAAACTAGAATAG
- the fabK gene encoding enoyl-[acyl-carrier-protein] reductase FabK, with protein sequence MFNTRITELVGIKYPIFQGGMAWIADASLASAVSNAGGLGIIAAGNAPADWVREEIKKAKHLTDKPFGVNIMLLSPYAEEVAKVVAEEKVKVVTTGAGNPSKYINLWKESGIVVIPVVPSVALARRVEKYGADAVIAEGGESGGHVGELTTMALIPQVVDAVNIPVIAAGGIGDGRGVAAALMLGAEGVQLGTRFLVAKECTVHENYKQMVLKAKDIDTVVTGRFTGHPVRILFNKLARIMNQFEKEGSVEKFEEMGKGSLQRAAKSGDIEMGSVMAGQIAGLVKKEQSCSEIIEEIFKEAEEAIRKNTGKYL encoded by the coding sequence ATGTTTAACACACGGATTACTGAATTAGTAGGTATAAAATATCCCATTTTTCAAGGTGGAATGGCATGGATAGCAGATGCATCACTTGCATCTGCTGTATCAAATGCAGGTGGTCTTGGAATAATAGCAGCTGGTAATGCACCAGCTGATTGGGTAAGGGAAGAAATAAAGAAGGCAAAGCACCTTACTGATAAGCCATTTGGAGTTAATATAATGCTTTTGAGTCCATATGCTGAAGAAGTTGCAAAGGTAGTAGCAGAAGAAAAGGTAAAGGTAGTTACAACGGGTGCTGGAAATCCTTCAAAATATATAAATCTTTGGAAGGAAAGCGGTATAGTTGTAATTCCAGTTGTGCCTTCGGTTGCTCTTGCAAGACGAGTTGAAAAATACGGAGCTGATGCAGTAATTGCAGAAGGTGGAGAATCTGGAGGTCACGTTGGAGAGTTGACTACAATGGCTCTAATTCCCCAGGTTGTGGATGCTGTTAATATTCCAGTTATTGCAGCTGGTGGTATAGGAGATGGAAGAGGAGTCGCAGCAGCCCTAATGCTTGGTGCTGAAGGAGTTCAGCTTGGAACAAGATTTCTTGTCGCAAAGGAATGCACAGTCCATGAAAACTACAAGCAAATGGTTTTAAAGGCAAAGGATATAGATACAGTAGTGACAGGAAGGTTTACAGGACATCCAGTAAGAATTCTATTTAATAAACTCGCAAGAATAATGAACCAGTTTGAAAAGGAAGGAAGCGTCGAGAAATTTGAAGAGATGGGAAAGGGAAGTCTCCAAAGGGCAGCAAAATCAGGTGATATAGAGATGGGTTCAGTAATGGCAGGACAGATTGCAGGACTTGTGAAAAAGGAACAAAGCTGCAGCGAGATAATAGAAGAGATATTTAAAGAGGCTGAAGAAGCGATTAGAAAGAATACAGGTAAATATTTGTAA
- the fabD gene encoding ACP S-malonyltransferase — protein MGKIAFVFPGQGAQYVGMGKELYDNIELSREVFEIANEAFDGDVSRLCFEGPKEDLDRTENTQVCVLTASIAALMALKERGIKADAVAGFSLGEYSALVAADVINIYDAVKIVKIRSDLMQDAFKDTNYGMAAIIGLELNEVRNIVEEACKIEFIEVANINCPKQTVIAGHKKALEAASNVAIEKGGKAIRLSVSGAFHTILLNQAADKFYKEIEKFEFKPPFIPIIANETGDYLNGDIKESLKMQMKSSVLWEDSVKRLIQDGFDTFIEIGPGKVLSGFIKKIDRKVRVLNIEDMKSLENTINALGEIKC, from the coding sequence GTGGGGAAAATAGCTTTTGTTTTTCCAGGTCAGGGTGCCCAGTATGTAGGAATGGGAAAAGAACTTTATGATAATATAGAACTTTCCAGGGAAGTTTTTGAAATAGCTAATGAGGCATTTGATGGTGATGTCTCAAGGCTGTGTTTTGAAGGGCCCAAGGAAGATTTAGACAGAACTGAAAATACGCAGGTTTGCGTCTTGACTGCAAGCATTGCAGCATTGATGGCTTTAAAGGAAAGAGGAATCAAAGCAGATGCAGTTGCAGGCTTTAGCCTTGGTGAATATTCTGCACTTGTTGCAGCTGATGTAATAAATATTTATGATGCGGTTAAAATAGTTAAGATAAGGTCAGATTTAATGCAAGATGCATTTAAAGATACTAATTACGGTATGGCTGCGATTATAGGTCTTGAACTAAATGAAGTCAGAAATATAGTAGAGGAAGCATGTAAAATAGAATTTATTGAAGTTGCAAACATAAACTGTCCAAAGCAGACAGTAATCGCTGGACATAAAAAAGCATTAGAAGCTGCAAGCAATGTGGCAATTGAAAAGGGAGGAAAGGCTATCAGGCTTTCAGTAAGCGGTGCTTTTCACACAATCCTTTTAAACCAAGCAGCAGATAAGTTTTATAAAGAAATTGAAAAATTTGAATTTAAACCCCCTTTTATTCCAATTATAGCAAATGAGACTGGAGATTATTTGAATGGTGATATAAAAGAATCTCTAAAGATGCAGATGAAAAGCTCTGTTCTTTGGGAGGACAGCGTAAAAAGACTTATACAGGATGGCTTTGATACTTTTATAGAAATAGGGCCTGGAAAGGTATTATCAGGATTTATTAAAAAGATAGACAGGAAAGTAAGAGTATTAAATATTGAAGATATGAAATCCCTTGAAAATACAATTAATGCATTGGGGGAGATTAAATGTTAA
- the fabG gene encoding 3-oxoacyl-[acyl-carrier-protein] reductase yields MLRGKIAIITGAAKGIGRDIAIKLAKEGADVVINYRTCNDRLKELENTIKEIGREVLMVQADVSNFDETKVLVEKCIEKFGKIDILVNNAGITRDNLIMRMTEDDFDDVYKTNLKGAFNLIKHAIPYMIKQKNGRIINISSVIGLIGNAGQANYAAAKAGLIGLTKSVAKEVASRNITVNAVAPGYIKTDMTDKLPEKIKEKMMEYIPLKRFGETEDVANLVAFLASENAAYITGQVINVDGGMVI; encoded by the coding sequence ATGTTAAGAGGAAAAATAGCAATTATAACAGGCGCAGCAAAGGGAATAGGTCGAGATATTGCAATAAAACTTGCAAAAGAGGGAGCAGATGTAGTTATAAATTATAGAACTTGTAACGACAGATTAAAGGAACTTGAAAATACAATAAAAGAAATTGGAAGAGAAGTTCTGATGGTTCAGGCTGATGTCAGCAATTTTGATGAAACAAAGGTTCTAGTAGAAAAATGCATAGAGAAATTTGGCAAGATAGATATATTAGTCAATAATGCAGGGATAACAAGAGATAATTTAATAATGAGAATGACAGAAGATGACTTTGATGATGTATATAAAACAAATTTAAAGGGTGCATTCAATTTAATAAAACATGCAATTCCATATATGATAAAGCAAAAGAATGGAAGAATAATAAATATTTCTTCAGTGATTGGTCTTATTGGAAATGCAGGACAAGCAAACTATGCAGCAGCAAAGGCTGGACTTATAGGTCTAACTAAGTCAGTTGCAAAGGAAGTGGCATCAAGAAATATAACTGTAAACGCAGTAGCTCCAGGATATATAAAGACAGACATGACTGATAAACTTCCAGAGAAAATAAAGGAAAAGATGATGGAATATATTCCGCTTAAAAGGTTTGGAGAAACTGAAGATGTTGCAAATTTAGTAGCATTTTTAGCTTCAGAAAATGCGGCATATATAACTGGACAAGTAATTAATGTTGATGGTGGAATGGTAATTTAA
- the fabF gene encoding beta-ketoacyl-ACP synthase II: MKRRVVITGLGAVTPIGNNVADFWKSIKEGKCGIDIIKSFDTESFKVKVAAEVKDFDAAEFLDRKESKRMDRFCQFAMVAADEAIKDSNIDLEKIDKNRFGVVIGSGIGGLSTIEKENTNLNQKGPNRVAPLFIPMAIVNMASGNVAIKYGAKGICSSVVTACASGTNAIGEAFRYIQMGYADVLIAGGAEAPITPLALAGFTNLTALTNSNEPNKACTPFDLNRSGFVMGEGAGILLLEELEHAVKRGAKIYGEVTGYGFTCDAYHMTAPSPDAEGAARAIEQAINDADVALEEISYINAHGTSTPLNDKLETDAIKKVFGELAYKVPISSTKSMTGHLLGAAGAIEAIISIKAIEEGYIPATIGYETKDPECDLDYVPNQGRKQDINCVISNSFGFGGHNACLLFKKFNLEG; this comes from the coding sequence ATGAAAAGAAGAGTTGTTATAACTGGACTTGGGGCAGTAACCCCAATTGGAAACAATGTTGCAGATTTTTGGAAAAGTATAAAAGAAGGAAAATGCGGTATAGATATTATTAAAAGTTTCGACACTGAAAGTTTTAAAGTAAAAGTAGCTGCAGAGGTAAAAGACTTTGATGCAGCAGAATTTTTAGACAGAAAAGAATCCAAAAGGATGGACAGATTTTGTCAGTTTGCGATGGTAGCTGCAGATGAAGCTATTAAGGATTCTAACATTGATTTAGAGAAAATAGATAAAAATAGATTTGGAGTAGTTATAGGTTCAGGAATTGGGGGACTTTCAACAATTGAAAAAGAAAACACTAATTTAAATCAAAAAGGTCCCAATAGAGTTGCACCTCTTTTTATCCCAATGGCAATAGTAAACATGGCATCAGGCAACGTCGCAATTAAGTATGGTGCGAAGGGAATTTGCTCTTCAGTTGTAACTGCCTGCGCATCAGGGACTAATGCTATTGGAGAGGCATTCAGATACATTCAAATGGGATATGCTGATGTTTTAATAGCAGGGGGAGCAGAGGCACCGATTACCCCCCTTGCACTAGCCGGGTTTACCAACTTAACAGCTCTTACAAATTCGAACGAACCTAATAAGGCTTGCACCCCTTTTGACCTTAACAGAAGCGGATTTGTCATGGGGGAAGGTGCTGGAATATTGTTACTTGAGGAACTTGAACATGCAGTAAAGCGAGGAGCAAAAATTTACGGTGAAGTTACAGGTTACGGTTTTACATGCGATGCTTATCATATGACTGCACCATCTCCAGACGCTGAAGGTGCTGCAAGGGCAATTGAACAGGCGATAAATGATGCAGATGTTGCGTTAGAGGAAATATCATATATAAATGCTCACGGAACAAGCACTCCACTTAACGATAAATTGGAGACTGATGCTATTAAAAAGGTCTTTGGTGAATTAGCTTATAAAGTTCCTATAAGTTCAACGAAGTCGATGACGGGACATCTTCTTGGAGCTGCCGGTGCGATAGAAGCTATTATAAGCATAAAGGCAATTGAAGAAGGATACATTCCCGCAACAATAGGATACGAAACAAAAGACCCTGAATGTGACCTTGATTATGTTCCGAATCAGGGAAGAAAGCAAGATATAAATTGTGTCATTTCAAATAGCTTTGGATTTGGAGGGCATAACGCTTGTTTACTATTTAAAAAGTTTAATTTGGAGGGATAA
- the accB gene encoding acetyl-CoA carboxylase biotin carboxyl carrier protein, with amino-acid sequence MDINEIKELIQSVDKSSLTSLEIISKDMTIVMKKEIMYQSVENLPKTTIQYVDVKSDENIIKEEKKEVSTANLHTIKAPLVGVFYRSPGPNLNPFVEVGTKVKKGDTLCIIEAMKIMNEIQCDVDGEIVEILVQNESMVEFGQELFRIKV; translated from the coding sequence TTGGACATTAATGAAATTAAAGAACTAATTCAGTCAGTGGATAAATCAAGCTTGACATCCCTTGAAATTATTTCAAAAGATATGACTATTGTTATGAAGAAGGAAATAATGTATCAAAGTGTAGAGAATTTGCCAAAAACTACAATTCAATATGTTGATGTAAAGTCTGATGAAAATATCATAAAAGAAGAGAAAAAGGAAGTTTCAACTGCTAACTTGCATACAATAAAGGCACCTTTAGTAGGTGTATTTTACAGGTCACCGGGACCTAATTTGAATCCATTTGTTGAAGTTGGAACAAAGGTGAAAAAAGGAGATACTCTCTGTATCATAGAAGCAATGAAGATTATGAACGAGATACAATGCGATGTTGATGGTGAGATAGTTGAAATTCTTGTTCAAAATGAAAGCATGGTTGAATTTGGACAGGAGCTTTTTAGAATTAAAGTGTAG
- the fabZ gene encoding 3-hydroxyacyl-ACP dehydratase FabZ — protein sequence MIFAEDILKIVPHRYPFLLIDRIESITPGEKAVGIKCVSINEPFFQGHFPGKPVMPGVLIIEALAQVGAVAILSLDEYRGKIAYFTGINGAKFRRKVVPGDVLRLEVEIIKRRGPIGIGKAIAYVDDKKACEAEISFAIGLEE from the coding sequence ATGATTTTTGCAGAGGATATATTAAAAATTGTCCCCCATAGATATCCATTCCTTTTAATAGATAGAATTGAAAGCATAACCCCAGGAGAAAAGGCAGTGGGAATTAAATGTGTCAGTATAAATGAGCCATTTTTTCAGGGGCATTTTCCAGGAAAACCAGTAATGCCAGGTGTTTTAATAATAGAAGCCCTTGCACAGGTGGGTGCCGTAGCTATTTTATCACTAGATGAATATAGAGGGAAGATAGCCTATTTTACTGGAATTAATGGTGCAAAATTTAGAAGAAAAGTAGTTCCTGGTGATGTTTTAAGACTGGAGGTTGAAATAATTAAAAGAAGAGGGCCAATAGGAATAGGAAAAGCAATTGCCTATGTTGATGACAAAAAGGCCTGTGAAGCTGAGATTTCCTTTGCAATTGGACTCGAGGAGTGA
- a CDS encoding acetyl-CoA carboxylase biotin carboxylase subunit, which translates to MFKKILIANRGEIAVRIIRACKEMGIKTVAVFSEADREALHVQLADEAVCIGPAKARDSYLNMENIISATVLTGAEAIHPGFGFLSENSKFARLCEDCNITFIGPSAESIEMMGNKSKAREIMIKAGVPVVPGSEGRVETIEDAINISQEIGFPVMIKASAGGGGRGIRIVRGLEELKKAFETAKNEAKNAFGDDSMYIEKFVENPKHIEFQILADSYGNTLYLGERDCSMQRRNQKIIEEAPSALMNHKLRKKMGEVAVRAAKAVNYKNAGTIEFLLDKNGDFYFIEMNTRIQVEHPVTEMITGIDLIKEQINIAAGKRLNFSQEDVVLEGHAIECRINAEDVENDFRPSPGKIEFLHFPGGNGVRIDSAIYQGYTIPPTYDSMIAKLIVHGKDRNEAIQRMKRALEEFVIEGVKTNIDLHYRLLGEEEFLEGNYDTGYLMRILHR; encoded by the coding sequence ATGTTTAAAAAGATACTTATTGCCAACAGAGGCGAGATAGCTGTTAGAATTATAAGAGCCTGCAAAGAAATGGGGATAAAGACTGTTGCAGTATTTTCGGAAGCTGACAGGGAAGCTCTTCATGTTCAGCTTGCTGATGAAGCAGTTTGTATAGGACCAGCTAAGGCAAGAGATAGCTATTTAAATATGGAAAATATAATAAGTGCTACAGTATTAACTGGAGCGGAGGCTATACACCCTGGGTTTGGTTTTTTATCTGAAAACAGTAAATTTGCAAGGTTATGTGAGGATTGCAATATTACCTTTATAGGTCCATCAGCAGAATCAATTGAAATGATGGGAAACAAATCAAAGGCAAGGGAAATTATGATTAAAGCTGGAGTCCCAGTAGTTCCAGGCTCTGAAGGCAGGGTGGAGACAATTGAAGATGCCATAAATATTTCCCAAGAAATAGGCTTTCCCGTTATGATTAAAGCATCTGCAGGCGGAGGCGGAAGAGGCATAAGGATTGTTCGTGGTTTGGAAGAGCTGAAGAAGGCATTTGAAACTGCTAAAAATGAGGCAAAAAACGCATTTGGAGATGACTCAATGTATATAGAAAAATTCGTTGAAAATCCAAAGCATATTGAGTTTCAAATACTTGCTGATTCTTATGGTAATACACTATATCTTGGTGAAAGAGACTGTTCGATGCAGAGAAGAAATCAAAAGATTATAGAGGAAGCTCCTTCAGCATTGATGAATCATAAGCTAAGAAAAAAGATGGGTGAAGTAGCAGTAAGGGCGGCAAAGGCAGTTAATTATAAAAATGCAGGAACGATTGAGTTTTTACTTGATAAAAATGGAGATTTTTATTTTATAGAAATGAATACAAGAATTCAGGTAGAACATCCTGTAACGGAGATGATTACAGGAATTGACCTTATAAAGGAGCAGATTAATATAGCTGCGGGGAAAAGATTAAACTTTTCTCAGGAAGATGTAGTTTTAGAAGGCCATGCAATAGAATGCAGAATTAATGCAGAAGATGTAGAAAATGATTTCAGGCCTTCACCTGGAAAGATTGAGTTTCTACATTTCCCAGGTGGAAATGGTGTAAGAATTGATAGTGCAATTTATCAGGGTTACACTATTCCACCAACGTATGATTCAATGATTGCAAAGCTTATTGTTCACGGCAAGGATAGAAACGAAGCAATACAAAGGATGAAAAGAGCACTTGAGGAGTTTGTGATAGAAGGAGTTAAAACAAATATTGATTTGCATTACAGATTATTAGGTGAAGAAGAATTTTTAGAAGGAAATTATGATACAGGGTATCTTATGAGAATTTTGCACCGTTGA
- the accD gene encoding acetyl-CoA carboxylase, carboxyltransferase subunit beta has product MLNLFKKKQYVTVPSGKTEQKTVNEIVESKNSIPDGLWTKCDGCGKIILKSDLENNLMKCPNCSKYFRIAARQRIDLVIDNNTFKEYDRDMMSLNPLDYPEYEIKLKKLNKETGLNEAVVTGEGLINGEKCVIAAMDSNFLMGSMGSVVGEKITRAIERATEQKIPVIIFTASGGARMQEGIFSLMQMAKTSAAIKRHSDEGLLYVSVLTDPTTGGVTASFAMLGDIILAEPGALIGFAGPRVIEQTIKQKLPEGFQRAEFLLEHGFLDAIVKREELKKTLYQILLMHRR; this is encoded by the coding sequence ATGCTTAATTTATTTAAGAAAAAGCAGTATGTAACTGTTCCATCAGGTAAAACTGAACAAAAGACTGTTAATGAAATAGTTGAAAGCAAGAACAGCATACCTGATGGACTTTGGACAAAATGTGATGGATGTGGGAAGATAATTTTAAAAAGTGATTTAGAAAACAATCTAATGAAATGCCCTAATTGCAGCAAATACTTTAGGATTGCGGCAAGACAAAGGATAGATTTAGTCATAGATAATAATACTTTTAAAGAATATGATAGGGATATGATGAGTCTAAACCCCCTTGATTATCCTGAATATGAAATAAAACTTAAAAAATTGAATAAAGAAACAGGATTAAATGAGGCTGTTGTTACAGGAGAAGGACTTATTAACGGTGAAAAATGCGTTATTGCAGCAATGGACAGCAATTTTTTGATGGGAAGCATGGGCTCGGTAGTTGGTGAAAAAATTACAAGGGCAATAGAAAGAGCAACAGAGCAAAAGATACCTGTTATAATTTTTACTGCATCTGGTGGTGCGAGAATGCAAGAGGGTATTTTTTCGCTTATGCAGATGGCAAAAACAAGTGCTGCTATAAAAAGACATTCCGATGAGGGACTTTTATATGTTTCAGTATTGACGGATCCAACAACAGGTGGTGTAACTGCAAGTTTTGCAATGCTTGGAGATATTATACTTGCAGAACCTGGTGCACTTATAGGATTTGCAGGACCTAGGGTTATAGAGCAGACGATAAAACAAAAACTTCCTGAAGGATTTCAAAGGGCTGAGTTTCTTTTAGAACACGGATTTTTAGATGCTATAGTTAAAAGAGAAGAATTAAAGAAAACCCTTTATCAAATCCTTTTAATGCACAGGAGGTGA
- a CDS encoding acetyl-CoA carboxylase carboxyltransferase subunit alpha translates to MFEMEKASEELEKKIKELKDFAKCQNIDLSSEIEILSKKLSDLQKEALINISAWDKVQIARKLERPTSLDLIDKIFDNFIEFHGDRLFKDDEAIVGGIALLDGKPVTVIGQQKGRNTQENIRRNFGMPNPEGYRKALRLMKQAEKFNRPIICFVDTPGAFCGIGSEERGQGEAIAKNLFEMSGIKTPIITLIIGEGGSGGALALAVADRVWMLEHSIYSILSPEGFASILWKDATRAKEAASYMKLTAQDHLEFGIIDKIIKEPIGGAHKDIEKTSESIKENLIKELETLKECEIETLLKNRYDKFRKIGKFIE, encoded by the coding sequence ATATTTGAAATGGAAAAGGCATCAGAAGAATTGGAAAAGAAGATAAAAGAACTTAAGGATTTTGCAAAATGTCAAAATATCGATTTGAGCAGTGAAATAGAAATTTTATCAAAGAAATTAAGCGATTTACAAAAGGAAGCTCTAATAAATATTTCAGCGTGGGATAAGGTTCAGATTGCAAGAAAATTAGAAAGACCAACGTCTCTTGATTTGATTGATAAAATATTTGACAATTTTATTGAATTTCATGGGGATAGACTGTTTAAAGATGATGAGGCTATAGTAGGTGGAATTGCTCTTTTAGATGGGAAGCCGGTAACAGTTATAGGGCAGCAGAAAGGCAGAAATACGCAGGAAAACATTAGGCGAAACTTTGGAATGCCTAATCCTGAAGGATACAGAAAAGCATTGCGGCTGATGAAGCAGGCTGAAAAGTTTAATAGGCCTATAATTTGCTTTGTTGATACTCCAGGAGCCTTTTGTGGAATAGGCTCAGAGGAGAGAGGGCAGGGAGAAGCTATTGCTAAAAATTTATTTGAAATGTCGGGCATTAAAACTCCAATAATTACTCTGATAATTGGAGAAGGTGGTAGCGGTGGTGCACTTGCTCTTGCTGTAGCGGACAGAGTCTGGATGCTTGAACATTCTATCTATTCCATCCTATCCCCTGAAGGATTTGCTAGTATACTTTGGAAGGATGCCACAAGGGCAAAAGAGGCTGCATCTTATATGAAATTAACTGCTCAGGATCATTTGGAGTTTGGAATCATAGACAAAATAATTAAAGAACCCATTGGTGGTGCACATAAAGATATTGAAAAAACATCTGAATCGATAAAAGAAAATTTAATTAAGGAATTGGAAACATTAAAAGAATGTGAGATTGAAACATTACTAAAGAATAGATATGATAAGTTCAGAAAAATAGGAAAGTTTATTGAATAG
- a CDS encoding biotin--[acetyl-CoA-carboxylase] ligase, with translation MENVFLTIGNVKFDSKRYFTLLNTNVLGRKLIFFDSISSTNDIAKDYAELGEWGLCILAEEQTKGRGTHGRRWSTCKGQSIALSIILPPEWIKNTAFLSISAAKAVVKALEKFDVHAYIKYPNDVYLNGRKLAGILTETFFNGECLKYAIIGIGVNLNQDEFHEELKDIAISVKQVLGCSISREEFLAFLLNEVPATAHFTFCQS, from the coding sequence ATGGAAAATGTTTTCTTAACAATAGGGAATGTTAAATTTGATTCTAAAAGATATTTCACTTTACTTAATACAAATGTATTAGGAAGAAAGTTGATATTTTTTGATTCTATATCATCAACCAATGACATAGCAAAGGATTATGCTGAATTAGGAGAATGGGGACTTTGTATATTAGCTGAAGAACAGACAAAGGGAAGAGGAACCCATGGGAGAAGATGGTCCACATGTAAAGGACAATCAATTGCTTTATCGATTATATTGCCACCGGAGTGGATAAAAAATACTGCATTTTTAAGCATTTCTGCTGCAAAGGCTGTTGTAAAAGCACTGGAGAAATTTGATGTTCATGCCTATATAAAATATCCAAATGATGTTTATTTGAATGGTAGGAAGTTAGCTGGAATATTAACAGAAACCTTTTTTAATGGTGAATGCTTAAAATACGCAATTATAGGTATAGGTGTAAATTTGAATCAAGATGAATTCCATGAAGAACTTAAAGATATAGCAATATCAGTTAAACAGGTATTAGGGTGCAGTATTTCAAGGGAGGAATTCCTTGCATTCTTGTTAAATGAGGTTCCAGCCACCGCACATTTCACATTTTGCCAGAGCTGA